The Flavobacterium faecale genome has a segment encoding these proteins:
- the gldJ gene encoding gliding motility lipoprotein GldJ, producing the protein MKVVKNNVLHFVLSLSLVVVGFSSCSKKSSSSGASRATGWNVSGKKAGSSKVQTAGPGLVFVEGGTFTMGKVQDDVMHDWNNTPTQQHVQSFYMDETEVTNFMYLEYLDWVKKVFPPTEESYKHIYTGVSPDTLVWRNRLGYNETMTNNYLRHPAYANYPVVGVNWIQAVEFSKWRTDRVNEAILEKNGYLKKNAKTDEVDGESLFSTETYINSPSSTYGGKNEEIALKKDKGRKVSSKSKTPTTATNVYAQRSSGIILPEYRLPTEAEWEYAAAADVGQREYNIYKGQKKYPWSGSYTRSGKRQTKGDQLANFKQGNGDYGGIAGWSDDGADITNAVKQYPANDFGLYDMAGNVAEWVADVYRPIVDNEANDFNYFRGNMYTKNKIGEDGKVAIVTKETIKYDTLSNGKIISRNFPGQIAQVPVDEQETYLRQNFDKSNNINYRDGDKQSSIYYNFGASESAETKDGKKMYNSPKHNVTTDSLGKMQRKYDKSSKRTTLVNDEVRVYKGGSWRDRAYWLDPAQRRYFPQDMATDFIGFRCAMSRVGPKSDKKKSARN; encoded by the coding sequence ATGAAAGTAGTAAAAAATAACGTATTACATTTTGTTTTGTCATTATCACTAGTGGTAGTTGGTTTCTCTAGCTGTAGTAAAAAATCTAGTTCTAGCGGTGCTTCAAGAGCTACGGGATGGAATGTGAGTGGCAAAAAAGCAGGAAGTAGTAAAGTGCAAACAGCCGGTCCAGGATTGGTTTTTGTTGAAGGTGGAACTTTTACAATGGGTAAAGTTCAGGATGACGTTATGCACGACTGGAATAATACACCTACACAACAACACGTTCAGTCCTTTTATATGGATGAGACAGAGGTTACCAATTTCATGTACTTAGAGTATTTGGATTGGGTTAAGAAGGTTTTTCCTCCTACAGAAGAGAGTTACAAGCACATATATACAGGTGTTTCACCAGATACATTGGTTTGGAGAAATAGATTAGGATATAATGAAACAATGACTAACAACTATTTGAGACACCCTGCTTATGCTAACTACCCTGTAGTTGGTGTGAATTGGATTCAAGCTGTTGAGTTTAGTAAATGGAGAACTGATCGTGTCAACGAAGCAATTTTGGAAAAAAATGGTTACTTGAAAAAGAACGCCAAAACAGATGAAGTTGATGGAGAGAGCTTGTTTAGTACTGAAACGTACATCAATTCACCAAGTTCTACTTATGGAGGTAAAAATGAAGAAATTGCATTAAAGAAAGATAAAGGTAGAAAAGTTTCTTCGAAATCTAAGACACCTACAACTGCTACAAACGTATATGCGCAACGTAGTTCAGGTATTATTTTGCCAGAATATCGTTTGCCTACTGAGGCAGAATGGGAATATGCAGCAGCAGCCGATGTTGGACAAAGAGAATACAATATATATAAAGGTCAAAAGAAATATCCTTGGTCTGGAAGTTATACACGTTCGGGCAAAAGACAAACAAAAGGAGATCAATTAGCCAACTTCAAACAAGGTAATGGAGATTACGGTGGAATTGCAGGTTGGTCAGATGATGGTGCAGATATCACTAATGCTGTTAAACAATATCCAGCTAATGATTTTGGATTGTATGACATGGCAGGTAACGTTGCAGAATGGGTTGCCGATGTCTATAGACCTATTGTAGATAATGAAGCAAATGACTTCAACTATTTTAGAGGGAATATGTATACCAAGAATAAAATTGGTGAAGACGGTAAAGTTGCTATTGTAACTAAAGAAACCATCAAATACGACACATTAAGTAATGGTAAAATTATTTCAAGAAATTTCCCAGGACAAATTGCTCAAGTTCCAGTTGATGAACAAGAGACTTATTTGAGACAAAATTTCGATAAAAGTAATAACATCAACTATCGTGATGGTGATAAGCAATCAAGTATTTATTACAACTTTGGAGCTTCTGAATCAGCTGAAACCAAAGACGGAAAAAAAATGTACAACTCACCTAAGCACAATGTTACAACAGATAGTTTAGGAAAGATGCAAAGAAAGTATGATAAGTCTAGTAAGAGAACAACGTTGGTAAACGACGAAGTTAGAGTTTACAAAGGTGGTTCATGGAGAGATAGAGCATACTGGTTGGATCCTGCACAAAGAAGATACTTTCCGCAAGATATGGCAACAGATTTTATCGGATTTAGATGTGCAATGTCTAGAGTTGGTCCAAAATCAGACAAAAAGAAATCAGCGAGAAATTAA
- the porU gene encoding type IX secretion system sortase PorU, whose product MKKLLFLFLLFTAFVSHSQTTGTIAIQWIDKTEMNYGEVKLNIPQFTGENFRFNYTDRTLGYTFALPENYIYDENSIQLTNIIYQNISQEDLGQLDLKNVSNKPNPTLQTTYSRDITQSFISFSPLINDGTGYRKIISLTYSLSIQNNNTNTSKLTSRSAATNAITNSVLATGDWYRFYIEKSGVYKIDKIFLQQLGISTNNLDPKKIKIFGNGGRMLPLSNQTFYPNDLTENAIQVSGEADGKFDNNDFILFFGEGTDTWNDESQTFINIFENKSFYYINVQGTDGKRIPENIQPTGSSTVAITSFDDIQFHEVDLVNIANVGRQWFGESFEIKNVQEFEFSFPNIDTSSPAIVKTSVSAAAYTSTSFTVQTNEVPAGTINLTPLSLSNSDLKYTFSTNSYSVSGAETIKIKLTFNNNSVAGSKGYLDYIQVAAKRNLKGTDKQFKFQYNAAASTLGVGSYTISNAKNIAQVWDITDLYNVTAFTNSNLDNFTFKASLGEVRKYTTVNPNDYFTPLKDNSTKVSNQNIKGTILKSDQGAFQDIDYLIITTASLVNQAEKLAAFHRLNSKLTTKVLSLESIYNEFSSGKQDIAGIRNCIKYIYQNASSTDKKLKYINLFGDASYDYKTKSTLNSNVVPIYHALRGNTVGESSFASDDFYGLMDSNEGNITNFFGGIDITVGRMLIADAQQADEMVNKVVEYYNAQSYGSWRNNFIMIADDSDRASDATLQTRQNTLADLVSTKKPFLNADKILLDSYSQETSAGGNRYPKARTDLFNAFEKGSLIVNYLGHGGEDGLSSERIWEKSDGQNLSNQYKYPLFVTITCDFSRFDNPNKPTAGEFVYWNPKGGAIAMLTTIRSIAQTTAENFNDTLFKFLLAYDSNQYPTIAEALRLAKNSTPSSSSNVVFYIGDPALMLAIPKPTIQLTKVNDVPVSQPIDDFKSLSKIKLTGEVVDESNNLISDYNGEVFTQIFDKTIIRKTLNNDGNSPIIDFNMLGESIFRGNATVTNGQFEFSFIVPRDIRIPLDNGKISFYTTKDKALEDKSGQNTKIKIGGVNENAPEDNINPIVKLYMNDETFVSGGITNSSPFIVAILEDENGINTASGIGHDITAVLDVDESNPFILNDYYQTNLDDYTKGSVRYPLRNIAPGLHTLTFKAWDVYNNPTSIEIQFLVVGDESITLTNVLNYPNPFVNYTEFWFTHNRPFEPLEVQVQVYTVTGKVVWTKNQLITTDGFLSKEITWDGKDDFGNRIGKGVYVYKLTVKSSLTNKKAVKIEKLVIL is encoded by the coding sequence ATGAAAAAATTACTTTTTTTATTCCTTCTTTTCACTGCATTTGTTTCTCATTCTCAAACCACGGGCACGATTGCCATTCAATGGATTGACAAAACAGAAATGAATTATGGAGAGGTGAAACTAAATATTCCGCAGTTTACGGGAGAGAACTTTAGATTCAACTACACTGACAGAACGCTTGGTTATACATTTGCTCTGCCTGAAAACTATATTTATGACGAAAATAGTATTCAACTTACGAATATTATTTACCAAAATATATCGCAAGAAGATTTGGGTCAATTAGACCTTAAAAATGTTTCAAATAAACCAAACCCTACCCTACAAACTACATATTCCAGAGACATTACCCAATCTTTTATTAGCTTTTCACCTTTAATAAATGATGGAACTGGCTACAGAAAAATAATTTCTCTTACCTATTCCCTTTCGATACAAAATAACAATACTAATACGAGTAAACTTACTAGTCGTTCAGCGGCAACAAATGCCATCACAAACAGCGTTCTAGCTACAGGTGATTGGTATCGCTTTTACATCGAAAAATCAGGAGTATACAAAATAGATAAAATTTTCTTACAGCAATTAGGTATTTCTACCAATAATTTAGATCCGAAAAAAATAAAAATATTTGGAAACGGAGGGCGAATGCTACCTTTATCTAACCAAACATTTTATCCAAATGACCTTACCGAAAATGCTATTCAAGTTTCTGGTGAAGCGGATGGTAAATTTGACAATAATGATTTCATCTTATTTTTCGGAGAAGGAACAGACACTTGGAATGACGAGAGTCAAACATTTATAAATATTTTCGAAAATAAATCGTTCTACTATATTAATGTACAAGGAACCGACGGAAAACGTATCCCTGAAAACATCCAACCCACCGGATCATCAACAGTAGCAATCACGAGTTTTGATGATATACAGTTTCATGAAGTTGACCTCGTTAATATCGCCAATGTTGGTCGTCAATGGTTTGGAGAATCATTCGAAATAAAAAATGTTCAAGAATTTGAATTTAGTTTTCCTAACATAGACACGTCTAGCCCTGCGATAGTTAAAACTTCAGTTTCTGCAGCCGCCTATACATCGACATCCTTTACTGTCCAAACCAATGAAGTTCCTGCGGGTACAATTAATCTCACCCCTCTTTCTCTTAGCAATTCAGATTTAAAATATACATTCAGCACCAACTCCTATTCTGTTTCCGGAGCTGAAACGATTAAAATTAAGCTGACTTTTAACAACAATAGCGTAGCGGGATCAAAAGGCTATCTGGATTACATTCAAGTTGCAGCAAAGAGAAACCTAAAAGGAACCGACAAACAGTTCAAATTTCAATATAACGCAGCTGCTTCAACCTTGGGAGTTGGATCATATACGATATCCAACGCAAAAAACATTGCTCAAGTTTGGGATATTACAGACTTGTATAACGTGACGGCATTTACCAACAGCAATCTAGATAATTTCACCTTCAAAGCTTCTTTGGGTGAAGTTCGAAAATACACAACAGTCAATCCTAATGATTACTTCACACCCCTAAAAGATAACAGCACAAAAGTGAGTAATCAAAATATAAAAGGAACCATTTTAAAGTCTGACCAAGGTGCATTTCAAGACATTGACTACCTTATTATCACAACCGCTTCTCTAGTAAATCAAGCCGAAAAATTAGCTGCGTTTCATCGTCTAAATTCAAAACTTACGACTAAAGTTCTTTCGCTAGAAAGTATCTACAATGAATTTTCATCAGGGAAACAAGATATTGCAGGTATTCGCAACTGCATCAAATACATATACCAAAATGCATCATCAACAGATAAAAAATTAAAATACATCAACTTATTTGGTGATGCCTCTTACGACTATAAAACAAAATCAACATTAAACAGCAATGTAGTTCCGATTTATCATGCTTTAAGAGGAAACACGGTTGGAGAATCATCTTTTGCATCAGATGACTTTTACGGTTTAATGGATAGTAACGAAGGAAATATTACTAACTTTTTTGGAGGTATCGACATAACTGTGGGGCGCATGCTTATTGCGGACGCCCAACAAGCAGACGAAATGGTCAATAAAGTTGTAGAATATTACAATGCCCAATCTTACGGAAGTTGGCGCAACAACTTTATTATGATTGCTGATGATTCTGATCGTGCTTCTGACGCTACCTTACAAACCAGACAAAATACATTAGCCGATCTTGTAAGTACCAAGAAACCTTTTCTGAATGCAGACAAAATCTTACTTGATTCCTATTCACAAGAAACTTCTGCAGGAGGAAATCGATATCCAAAAGCACGTACCGACTTGTTCAATGCTTTCGAAAAAGGGTCGCTTATAGTTAATTATTTAGGCCACGGAGGTGAAGACGGCTTATCATCAGAGCGAATTTGGGAAAAATCGGATGGACAAAATTTGAGCAATCAATATAAGTATCCATTATTTGTAACCATAACATGCGACTTCTCTCGTTTTGACAATCCAAACAAACCTACAGCTGGTGAGTTTGTTTATTGGAATCCGAAAGGTGGAGCAATTGCCATGCTAACTACCATTCGATCAATCGCACAAACAACTGCAGAGAACTTTAATGACACACTCTTTAAGTTTCTTTTGGCCTATGATTCAAACCAATACCCAACCATAGCCGAGGCGTTGCGATTGGCAAAAAACAGCACCCCTAGCTCTTCCTCAAACGTTGTCTTTTACATAGGTGACCCTGCTCTAATGCTTGCCATACCAAAACCAACCATTCAACTTACAAAAGTAAACGATGTACCAGTTAGTCAACCCATTGACGATTTTAAATCATTATCAAAAATAAAACTCACAGGTGAGGTGGTTGACGAAAGCAACAACCTTATATCAGACTATAACGGAGAAGTATTTACCCAAATTTTTGATAAAACAATTATTCGAAAAACACTCAACAATGACGGAAACAGCCCCATTATTGACTTTAATATGCTGGGAGAGTCCATTTTTAGAGGAAATGCTACAGTTACCAATGGACAATTTGAATTCAGTTTTATTGTACCAAGAGACATTCGTATTCCGCTGGATAATGGGAAAATTAGTTTTTACACTACAAAAGACAAGGCTCTGGAGGACAAATCAGGGCAAAATACGAAAATAAAAATTGGTGGAGTGAATGAAAATGCACCCGAAGACAATATTAACCCAATTGTTAAGTTATATATGAACGATGAAACGTTTGTATCTGGCGGTATCACCAACTCGTCTCCTTTTATAGTAGCAATACTTGAAGACGAAAACGGTATCAACACCGCTAGCGGAATTGGTCATGATATTACTGCCGTCCTAGATGTAGACGAAAGCAATCCATTTATCTTGAACGATTACTATCAAACCAATTTAGATGATTACACCAAGGGATCCGTTCGTTACCCATTGCGTAACATTGCCCCTGGATTACACACTCTTACGTTCAAGGCTTGGGATGTGTACAACAATCCAACTAGTATAGAAATTCAGTTTCTTGTGGTTGGAGATGAAAGCATAACGCTTACAAACGTTCTTAACTACCCGAATCCTTTTGTGAATTATACCGAATTTTGGTTTACACACAACCGACCATTTGAACCACTAGAAGTACAAGTACAAGTCTATACCGTTACCGGAAAAGTAGTTTGGACCAAAAATCAACTGATCACAACTGATGGTTTTTTATCGAAAGAAATAACTTGGGATGGAAAGGACGATTTTGGGAATCGAATAGGAAAAGGAGTTTATGTTTATAAATTAACAGTAAAATCAAGTTTAACAAACAAAAAAGCTGTAAAAATAGAAAAACTTGTAATCCTTTAA
- the porV gene encoding type IX secretion system outer membrane channel protein PorV, translating to MKKLILFTSCLFAFWNGKAQENRVITTGVPFLMVSADARAAGMADIGVATSTDAFSQQWNPAKYAFATEQQGVSLSYTPYLTDLANDIALGQLTYYNRINERSAFATSLRYFSFGEIELRQTGDANEVTRKVSPSELALDGSYSLKLSETFSMAVAGRYIRSALKVADANNDASAANTFAIDIAGFYQSEEMAYNDFNGRWRAGFNIQNLGPKISYDNDNISSNFLPANLKVGGGFDFILDDYNKVALNVEFNKLLVPTPQYLSTDTAAETTQKTEDYQKIGWTSGIFKSFGDAPGGFSEEVKEVTYAAGAEYTYQDSFALRMGYFNESALKGNRKYFSLGAGFKYTTVKIDVSYLFSASKIKNPLENTLRFSLTLNFGDHYDEY from the coding sequence ATGAAAAAACTAATACTTTTTACTAGCTGCCTATTCGCATTTTGGAATGGAAAAGCTCAAGAAAACAGAGTAATAACAACAGGAGTTCCTTTCTTAATGGTATCTGCAGATGCAAGAGCCGCAGGTATGGCAGACATTGGAGTCGCTACGTCTACCGATGCATTTTCACAACAATGGAATCCCGCTAAGTACGCGTTTGCAACTGAACAACAAGGTGTATCACTAAGTTACACGCCTTACTTAACAGACCTCGCAAATGATATTGCACTTGGACAGTTAACATATTATAACAGAATAAACGAACGTTCTGCCTTTGCAACTAGTTTACGTTATTTTAGTTTTGGAGAAATTGAATTGCGCCAAACTGGAGACGCAAACGAAGTTACTCGAAAAGTATCTCCTAGCGAATTAGCTTTAGACGGTTCTTACTCTCTTAAATTAAGTGAAACTTTCTCTATGGCAGTTGCTGGTCGTTACATTCGCTCGGCATTAAAAGTAGCAGATGCAAATAATGATGCTTCGGCAGCAAATACTTTTGCTATCGATATCGCAGGTTTTTATCAATCTGAAGAAATGGCATACAACGATTTTAACGGAAGATGGAGAGCAGGTTTTAATATCCAAAATTTAGGACCAAAAATTAGCTACGACAATGATAACATTAGCTCAAATTTTTTACCAGCAAACTTAAAAGTCGGTGGTGGTTTTGATTTTATTTTAGACGACTATAATAAGGTAGCTTTAAATGTAGAGTTCAACAAATTATTGGTACCTACACCGCAATACCTTAGTACTGATACTGCAGCAGAAACTACTCAAAAGACAGAAGATTACCAAAAAATTGGATGGACTTCTGGAATATTCAAATCATTTGGTGATGCTCCAGGTGGTTTTAGCGAAGAAGTGAAAGAGGTGACCTACGCAGCAGGTGCTGAATATACATACCAAGATTCGTTTGCATTAAGAATGGGTTATTTTAACGAGAGTGCATTGAAAGGAAACAGAAAGTATTTTTCTCTTGGAGCTGGCTTCAAATACACTACCGTAAAAATTGATGTTTCTTACTTATTCTCTGCTTCTAAAATAAAGAATCCACTAGAAAACACACTTCGTTTTTCATTGACACTTAATTTTGGTGATCATTACGACGAGTACTAG
- a CDS encoding energy transducer TonB — MKYLETEEEKKSFAITAIIFAILLVLFFYLGLTSLDPPPENGIAINFGTTEFGNGKVQPTEAIQSAPQPTAAQPAASKVEEVLSQDVEDAPVMKTAKKAQPTKQTAEAEVKPKAKESPKPSKSTTDALSSLINGPKSDGKAKGGEGNDNKAGDKGSINGDPYANSYYGSGSGSGNGSGWGLNGRSISSRGSVVQKCNESGTVVVQITVNRSGNVIAAKYTKGTTNTNPCLIEPALATARKYRWQPDSNAPETQVGFITVNFKLGE; from the coding sequence ATGAAATATCTAGAAACAGAAGAAGAAAAAAAATCATTTGCAATCACCGCGATTATTTTTGCGATATTGCTAGTGCTATTCTTCTATTTAGGACTAACCTCACTCGATCCTCCACCAGAAAACGGAATCGCAATTAATTTTGGGACGACAGAATTTGGTAACGGAAAAGTGCAACCTACAGAAGCTATTCAATCGGCGCCACAGCCAACTGCAGCGCAACCTGCCGCATCAAAGGTAGAAGAAGTACTTTCTCAAGACGTAGAAGATGCACCGGTAATGAAAACGGCAAAAAAAGCGCAGCCGACCAAACAAACAGCTGAAGCAGAAGTAAAACCCAAAGCAAAAGAAAGTCCAAAACCTTCCAAAAGTACGACTGATGCCCTTTCGAGCTTAATCAACGGTCCAAAATCAGATGGAAAAGCCAAAGGAGGCGAAGGAAATGACAATAAAGCAGGTGACAAAGGAAGCATTAATGGCGATCCCTACGCTAACTCATACTACGGTTCGGGATCTGGATCGGGTAACGGAAGCGGATGGGGACTTAATGGTCGAAGCATCAGTTCAAGAGGATCAGTGGTACAAAAATGCAACGAATCTGGAACCGTAGTCGTACAGATTACGGTAAATAGAAGTGGAAACGTTATCGCCGCCAAATACACAAAAGGAACCACAAACACTAACCCCTGCCTTATTGAGCCTGCACTAGCAACAGCTCGCAAATACAGATGGCAACCAGACAGTAACGCACCCGAAACGCAAGTTGGTTTCATTACTGTCAATTTCAAACTAGGAGAATAA
- a CDS encoding bifunctional folylpolyglutamate synthase/dihydrofolate synthase, which translates to MNYQETTQWMFNQLPMYQTQGATAYKEDLQNTLELIAHLGNPHNTLKCIHVAGTNGKGSTSHMLASILQEAGYKIGLYTSPHLRDYRERIKINGQEISEDFVCSFISKNKPFLESHDISFFEMSVGLAFEYFAAEKVDFAIIEVGMGGRLDATNIITPLVSVITNIGLDHTQFLGNTLELVAAEKAGIIKPTIPVIIGEYTSETKPVFIQKASDCNAPIYFASEEVADVYPSDLLGDYQLHNKKTVLKTIAVLNDLGILKIKEENCISGLANTVKNTGLLGRWQQLEANPKTICDTAHNKEGLSIVFNQIKKEKFNTLHIVFGVVNDKNLEAILPLLPKNAIYYFSKPDNPRGLPVDLLHQKATEFGLNGNAYTSIPKAYEAAKLAANLQDFIYIGGSTFVVAEII; encoded by the coding sequence ATGAATTACCAAGAAACAACCCAGTGGATGTTTAATCAGTTACCCATGTATCAAACACAGGGAGCAACTGCTTACAAAGAAGACTTGCAAAACACATTGGAACTCATTGCGCACCTAGGCAACCCACATAATACCCTTAAGTGCATACATGTAGCGGGCACAAATGGCAAAGGATCGACATCACACATGCTAGCATCTATCTTGCAAGAGGCTGGATACAAAATCGGACTCTACACTTCCCCGCACCTTAGAGATTACCGCGAACGCATCAAAATAAACGGGCAAGAAATTAGCGAAGATTTTGTTTGCAGTTTTATATCGAAAAACAAACCTTTTTTAGAAAGCCACGACATTAGTTTTTTCGAAATGAGTGTTGGACTAGCATTTGAATATTTTGCAGCCGAAAAGGTAGATTTTGCCATCATCGAGGTCGGCATGGGCGGTAGATTGGATGCTACCAATATAATCACACCATTAGTATCTGTAATCACCAATATCGGTTTAGATCACACGCAATTTTTAGGCAACACCCTTGAACTCGTTGCTGCTGAAAAAGCCGGAATAATAAAACCAACTATTCCTGTAATCATCGGGGAGTATACTTCTGAAACTAAGCCTGTTTTTATTCAAAAAGCATCGGACTGCAACGCACCAATTTACTTTGCATCTGAAGAGGTAGCTGATGTATATCCTTCAGACTTATTAGGAGATTACCAGCTCCACAATAAGAAAACCGTTTTAAAAACAATTGCCGTTTTAAACGATTTAGGAATTCTAAAAATCAAGGAAGAAAACTGTATCTCCGGTTTGGCTAATACTGTAAAAAACACTGGACTATTAGGACGATGGCAACAGCTGGAAGCAAATCCAAAAACGATTTGCGACACTGCACACAATAAAGAAGGTCTATCAATTGTTTTCAACCAAATTAAAAAAGAAAAATTCAATACCCTACACATAGTTTTTGGAGTAGTCAATGACAAAAACCTAGAAGCAATTCTACCTCTACTACCGAAAAATGCTATTTATTACTTTTCAAAACCAGATAATCCAAGAGGACTTCCAGTGGATCTACTTCACCAAAAAGCAACAGAATTTGGTTTAAACGGAAACGCATACACTTCTATACCAAAAGCTTACGAAGCCGCTAAGTTAGCTGCAAACCTTCAGGACTTCATTTATATTGGAGGCAGTACATTTGTCGTAGCAGAAATAATTTAA
- a CDS encoding UDP-N-acetylmuramoyl-tripeptide--D-alanyl-D-alanine ligase — MDISAIHNLFLKCNSVSIDTRKIESNSMFVAIKGDRFDANTFAKEALAKGAAYVVIDNQDFYIDERTIVVQDSLTTLQQLAQFHRKFLNLPIVALTGSNGKTTTKELIHVVLAQKYNTKATVGNLNNHIGVPLTLLSFTKETEIGIVEMGANHQKEIAFLCELATPNFGYITNFGKAHLEGFGGVEGVIKGKSEMYQYLENSKGLAFVNLEDAIQVEKTKNIERFSFGPEKGKANVVIHTEKADPFVRVSYNGLDVKSNLIGLYNANNLNAAITIGTYFKVEDTAIKAGLEGYVPENNRSQMITKDDKQIILDAYNANPSSMAVAIENFMQLEGSRKVMVLGDMFELGEESLYEHRAIVDSEVIKEEVFCFFVGEAFFKHQKEQANFKFFKSYDDFAAYCKAVALEGELFLIKGSRGMALERTLELL, encoded by the coding sequence ATGGATATTAGTGCTATTCACAATTTATTTTTAAAATGCAACTCGGTGTCTATAGATACGCGTAAAATAGAGTCTAACTCTATGTTTGTTGCAATAAAAGGAGATCGCTTTGATGCGAATACTTTTGCTAAAGAAGCGCTTGCAAAAGGGGCTGCTTATGTTGTAATTGATAATCAAGATTTTTATATTGATGAGAGGACTATTGTGGTTCAAGATAGTTTGACTACGCTGCAGCAGTTGGCGCAATTTCATAGGAAGTTTTTGAATTTGCCTATTGTGGCTCTTACGGGCAGTAATGGTAAGACAACGACTAAGGAATTGATTCATGTAGTTTTGGCTCAAAAGTACAATACGAAGGCAACGGTGGGTAACTTAAATAATCATATTGGTGTTCCGTTAACTTTGCTTTCGTTTACTAAAGAAACGGAAATAGGTATAGTAGAAATGGGAGCAAATCATCAAAAAGAAATTGCTTTTTTATGTGAGCTAGCTACGCCGAACTTTGGATATATCACCAATTTTGGTAAAGCACACCTTGAAGGTTTTGGAGGTGTAGAAGGAGTGATTAAAGGAAAAAGTGAAATGTATCAGTATTTGGAGAATAGCAAAGGACTGGCTTTTGTAAATCTAGAAGATGCTATTCAGGTTGAAAAAACGAAAAATATTGAACGTTTTTCATTTGGTCCTGAAAAAGGAAAAGCAAATGTTGTAATCCATACTGAAAAGGCAGATCCTTTTGTTAGGGTGAGTTATAATGGTTTGGATGTTAAAAGTAATTTAATAGGCCTTTATAATGCTAATAATCTAAATGCGGCAATAACTATCGGAACTTATTTTAAGGTTGAAGATACTGCTATTAAGGCAGGATTGGAAGGGTATGTACCGGAGAACAACAGGTCGCAAATGATTACTAAAGATGATAAGCAGATAATCCTTGACGCTTACAACGCTAACCCGAGTAGTATGGCTGTTGCTATTGAGAATTTTATGCAGTTGGAAGGTTCGCGTAAGGTTATGGTTTTGGGTGACATGTTTGAACTAGGGGAAGAGAGTTTGTATGAGCATAGGGCAATTGTAGATTCTGAGGTGATCAAAGAGGAAGTTTTTTGCTTTTTTGTTGGCGAAGCTTTTTTTAAACATCAAAAAGAGCAGGCTAATTTTAAGTTCTTTAAAAGCTATGATGATTTTGCTGCTTATTGTAAAGCTGTTGCGCTAGAAGGAGAGCTGTTTTTGATCAAGGGGTCTAGAGGAATGGCATTGGAGCGCACGCTTGAGTTGTTGTAA
- a CDS encoding ExbD/TolR family protein, with protein MNIRGRNKVSAEFNMSSMTDIVFLLLIFFMLTSTMVTTNALDLVLPKAKGKTDSNKNIAVSINKKLEFFIDKEPVPEAELETRLLGILGADKEKAIILRAEEGVPIEKAVNVLDIANRNQIKVVLAVRPK; from the coding sequence ATGAACATTAGAGGAAGAAACAAAGTAAGCGCCGAATTCAACATGTCATCCATGACTGATATTGTTTTCTTGTTGTTGATATTTTTCATGCTTACATCCACCATGGTAACCACCAACGCACTAGATTTGGTCTTGCCAAAAGCAAAAGGAAAAACCGATAGCAACAAAAATATTGCAGTAAGCATCAACAAAAAATTAGAATTTTTTATTGACAAAGAACCCGTTCCAGAAGCAGAACTAGAAACCCGTTTATTAGGAATCTTGGGTGCTGATAAAGAAAAAGCAATTATACTTCGTGCCGAAGAAGGTGTGCCAATAGAAAAAGCAGTAAATGTTTTGGACATTGCAAACAGAAATCAAATAAAAGTCGTTTTGGCCGTACGTCCTAAATAA
- the cdd gene encoding cytidine deaminase, with translation MKKINHNTEFTVYENKEETPEKIQELLEQAISIRKKAYAPYSNFRVGAAILLDNGKVILGSNQENAAYPSGLCAERVAIYQAGALYPDAVIKTIVITAASDHNKTTTPIPPCGSCRQAIAEYEIRQNTDIEIYFTGESGDIYKSESLKNLLPLLFNKNML, from the coding sequence ATGAAAAAAATAAACCACAATACAGAATTTACAGTATACGAAAACAAAGAGGAAACTCCTGAAAAAATACAAGAACTACTTGAACAAGCGATTTCAATTCGAAAAAAAGCCTATGCACCTTACTCAAACTTCAGAGTTGGCGCTGCTATATTATTAGATAACGGAAAAGTTATACTAGGTTCTAATCAAGAAAACGCAGCTTATCCATCAGGACTTTGCGCAGAACGTGTTGCCATTTATCAAGCAGGTGCTTTGTACCCAGACGCAGTTATTAAAACTATCGTAATTACTGCAGCATCAGACCACAATAAGACAACAACACCTATACCACCATGCGGGTCATGCAGACAAGCAATTGCAGAATATGAGATAAGACAGAATACCGATATCGAAATATATTTTACCGGAGAATCAGGCGATATTTACAAATCAGAATCGTTAAAAAACCTGCTCCCATTATTATTTAACAAAAACATGTTGTAA